A section of the Streptomyces xinghaiensis S187 genome encodes:
- a CDS encoding proton-conducting transporter membrane subunit, with amino-acid sequence MSWPLWALIALPLGSGTALAVLGRRADRAAPGTAVAAAAVTLGLACSAATTRPVAAAPLLEGLPVRLAADGLSGPVAVATAAVTLAVLVFSSRGNGPGEARARFSGLMLLFSGAMLTTVTAQTLPVLLMAWELMGATSWALIGYWWREPARVRAAGTAFLTTRAADLGLYVAAGAALAGGAAGGLDLDGLSGTTGPWLSVVTAGVIVAALGKSAQLPFSFWLSRAMEGPSPVSALLHSATMAAAGAYLLLRAGPLLTASGWGGPVTAWAGAATAVLLGLVAAAQTDLKQLLAASTCAQTGFMVLAAGTGGITGGTLQFIGHAAAKSLAFLVAGAWLTLLGTKALPGLRGAARRHRVAGVTFTVAALTLAGWPPLVLWGAKDLLLAAALKHGAALYAAGLAAAVVAAVYSVKALWFVWQPAPGPERDGGAPRDGGAARGGGGALPAPASWALGGLALACAALAVLAFDPARGTFARALSTAGEPTPHGWEVALSTALVLAASAVVLRRAARPLPLPPAVTAWWGDWMRLEALARLLVLRPVLRLAGALAAFDDRVLARAVRAAGHGALRAAGAVAVLDARGPDRATVSAARATLRLARATGRPDGRAGGREEWLDGLVRGVAAGAAALGRLARRPQTGQLHQYLAQAVAVFTVLALALVLVAVR; translated from the coding sequence GTGAGCTGGCCGCTGTGGGCGCTCATCGCCCTGCCGCTGGGCTCCGGCACGGCCCTGGCCGTCCTGGGCCGCCGGGCCGACCGGGCGGCACCCGGGACGGCGGTCGCCGCGGCCGCCGTCACCCTGGGGCTGGCCTGCTCCGCCGCCACCACCCGGCCCGTTGCCGCGGCGCCGCTGCTGGAGGGTCTTCCGGTGCGGCTGGCGGCGGACGGCCTGTCCGGCCCGGTGGCCGTGGCCACGGCCGCGGTCACCCTGGCCGTCCTCGTCTTCAGCAGCCGGGGCAACGGGCCCGGTGAGGCGCGGGCCCGCTTCTCCGGGCTGATGCTCCTCTTCTCCGGCGCCATGCTCACCACCGTCACCGCGCAGACCCTGCCCGTGCTGCTCATGGCCTGGGAGCTGATGGGCGCCACCTCCTGGGCCCTCATCGGCTACTGGTGGCGGGAACCGGCGCGGGTGCGGGCCGCCGGCACCGCGTTCCTCACCACCCGCGCCGCCGACCTCGGCCTCTACGTCGCCGCGGGCGCCGCGCTCGCCGGCGGCGCCGCCGGAGGGCTGGACCTGGACGGGCTGTCCGGTACCACCGGCCCCTGGCTGTCCGTCGTCACCGCGGGCGTCATCGTGGCGGCCCTCGGCAAATCGGCCCAACTGCCCTTCAGCTTCTGGCTCTCCCGGGCGATGGAGGGCCCGAGCCCGGTCTCCGCGCTGCTCCACTCGGCGACCATGGCCGCCGCCGGGGCCTATCTGCTCCTCAGGGCCGGACCGCTGCTGACGGCCTCGGGCTGGGGCGGGCCGGTGACGGCCTGGGCCGGCGCCGCCACCGCCGTGCTCCTCGGCCTGGTCGCCGCCGCCCAGACCGACCTCAAACAGCTGCTGGCGGCCTCCACCTGCGCCCAGACCGGGTTCATGGTGCTCGCGGCCGGCACCGGGGGCATCACCGGCGGGACACTCCAGTTCATCGGCCACGCCGCGGCCAAGAGCCTGGCCTTCCTGGTGGCGGGGGCCTGGCTGACCCTGCTGGGCACCAAGGCTCTGCCCGGGCTGCGCGGAGCCGCGCGCCGCCACCGCGTGGCCGGAGTCACCTTCACCGTCGCCGCGCTGACCCTGGCGGGCTGGCCGCCACTGGTGCTCTGGGGGGCCAAGGACCTGCTCCTGGCCGCGGCCCTGAAGCACGGGGCAGCACTGTACGCGGCAGGGCTCGCGGCCGCCGTGGTCGCCGCCGTCTACAGCGTCAAGGCCCTCTGGTTCGTCTGGCAGCCCGCGCCCGGCCCCGAACGGGACGGTGGCGCCCCCCGTGACGGCGGTGCGGCCCGCGGCGGCGGGGGAGCGCTGCCCGCCCCGGCGTCCTGGGCCCTGGGCGGGCTGGCCCTCGCCTGTGCCGCGCTCGCCGTCCTCGCGTTCGATCCCGCCCGGGGGACGTTCGCCCGGGCCCTCTCCACCGCGGGCGAACCCACCCCGCACGGCTGGGAGGTGGCGCTGTCCACCGCCCTCGTCCTGGCGGCCTCGGCCGTCGTCCTGCGGCGGGCCGCCCGCCCGCTGCCGCTGCCGCCCGCCGTCACCGCCTGGTGGGGCGACTGGATGCGGCTGGAGGCACTGGCCCGGCTGCTCGTCCTCCGCCCCGTCCTGCGGCTGGCCGGGGCGCTGGCCGCCTTCGACGACCGCGTCCTTGCCCGGGCCGTCCGCGCGGCCGGGCACGGAGCCCTGCGCGCCGCCGGGGCCGTGGCCGTCCTCGACGCCCGGGGCCCGGACCGGGCCACCGTCTCGGCGGCCCGCGCGACGCTGCGGCTCGCCCGCGCCACCGGGCGGCCGGACGGCCGCGCCGGAGGGCGGGAGGAGTGGCTCGACGGCCTCGTCCGGGGGGTCGCCGCCGGGGCCGCGGCCCTGGGTCGGCTGGCGCGCCGGCCGCAGACCGGTCAGCTGCACCAGTACCTCGCCCAGGCCGTCGCGGTCTTCACCGTCCTCGCTCTCGCCCTCGTCCTCGTCGCTGTGAGGTGA
- a CDS encoding NADH-quinone oxidoreductase subunit NuoK has translation MTLETLLLLAAALFSTGLFGALTQQSVVMLMMGLELMLGGLIVAAAAVWHHIAPAGADGQVLIVLAVTVMAVEMAVGFAVVTALFRAQEIDMTDMAAELKE, from the coding sequence GTGACCCTGGAAACGCTTCTCCTGCTCGCAGCCGCGCTGTTCAGCACCGGTCTGTTCGGCGCGCTCACCCAGCAGTCGGTCGTGATGCTGATGATGGGGCTCGAACTCATGCTGGGCGGGCTGATCGTGGCCGCCGCGGCCGTCTGGCACCACATCGCGCCCGCCGGCGCCGACGGCCAGGTGCTCATCGTGCTGGCCGTCACCGTGATGGCCGTGGAGATGGCCGTCGGGTTCGCCGTGGTCACCGCCCTCTTCCGCGCCCAGGAGATCGACATGACCGACATGGCCGCGGAGCTGAAGGAGTGA
- a CDS encoding NADH-quinone oxidoreductase subunit J, with amino-acid sequence MLEHALFWVLAVLAAAAGVMVFRFDSMARATYALLTSLLCAGGVVMLLGLDYLGVVILLMMTVEMALMAVFMVMYMMNPAGLMPMSMLHNTKGAAVLCGAVFAALAAGILLAPWPARRGRPPADPTHDLGMSLMGPHMLTMMTLGMALFATIVGTVVLATRRGRYDRFGDDLKARRPDDPVPGGGRR; translated from the coding sequence ATGCTCGAACACGCGCTGTTCTGGGTGCTGGCCGTCCTCGCGGCCGCCGCCGGGGTCATGGTGTTCCGCTTCGACTCCATGGCCCGGGCCACCTACGCCCTGCTCACCTCGCTGCTGTGCGCGGGCGGCGTGGTGATGCTCCTCGGGCTGGACTACCTGGGGGTCGTCATCCTGCTGATGATGACCGTCGAGATGGCCCTCATGGCCGTCTTCATGGTGATGTACATGATGAACCCGGCCGGGCTGATGCCCATGTCGATGCTGCACAACACCAAGGGCGCGGCGGTCCTCTGCGGGGCCGTCTTCGCCGCGCTCGCCGCGGGCATCCTGCTCGCCCCCTGGCCGGCCCGCCGCGGCCGGCCGCCCGCCGACCCCACCCACGACCTGGGCATGTCGCTGATGGGGCCGCACATGCTCACCATGATGACCTTGGGCATGGCCCTGTTCGCCACCATCGTCGGCACGGTCGTCCTGGCCACTCGCCGCGGCCGCTACGACCGCTTCGGGGACGATCTGAAGGCCCGCCGGCCCGACGACCCGGTGCCGGGAGGTGGCCGGCGGTGA
- a CDS encoding NADH-quinone oxidoreductase subunit H has translation MSETAPLWAAAVLPFALLALAAVTAGCGAAVSAAAERGPAGSARELTSRAAAPLREALRLLVQQPRTTTAADGALRRAGVALLPTAAVLAGAVLPLGFRSVTDPGVGIVWFNAMEVLAWAAVWLTGWGPNSALSLTGGYRFLAQGLAYELPHMLAITTAALGAESLRVGEVVARQEGLWFALWMPAAFAVYLLSAVAMAFWGPFGHPLGRDAAGGAAAELGGPARLVLLGGRWTLLVVAAGFAVPLFLGGGHGPLLPGWLWTLLKTAAVLAVLLAVRRALPAVRMERYTEFAWTVLVPLTLLQALAVAVVVLNR, from the coding sequence GTGTCTGAGACCGCACCGCTCTGGGCGGCCGCCGTGCTGCCGTTCGCGCTGCTGGCCCTGGCCGCCGTCACGGCCGGGTGCGGAGCGGCCGTGTCCGCGGCGGCCGAGCGGGGCCCGGCGGGTTCCGCCCGCGAACTGACGAGCCGGGCGGCCGCACCGCTGCGGGAGGCGCTGCGGCTCCTGGTGCAGCAGCCGCGGACCACCACCGCCGCGGACGGCGCGCTCCGCCGGGCGGGGGTGGCGCTGCTCCCCACCGCCGCCGTCCTGGCGGGCGCGGTGCTGCCCCTGGGGTTCCGGTCCGTCACCGACCCGGGCGTCGGCATCGTCTGGTTCAACGCCATGGAGGTGCTGGCCTGGGCGGCCGTCTGGCTCACGGGCTGGGGGCCCAACTCGGCGCTGTCGCTGACCGGGGGCTACCGCTTCCTCGCCCAGGGCCTGGCCTACGAGCTGCCGCACATGCTGGCGATCACGACGGCCGCGCTCGGCGCGGAGTCGCTGCGGGTCGGTGAGGTGGTCGCGCGGCAGGAGGGCCTGTGGTTCGCGCTCTGGATGCCGGCCGCCTTCGCCGTCTATCTGCTGAGCGCCGTCGCCATGGCGTTCTGGGGGCCCTTCGGCCATCCGCTGGGCCGGGACGCGGCGGGCGGCGCGGCGGCCGAACTCGGCGGCCCCGCGCGGCTGGTCCTCCTCGGCGGGCGGTGGACGCTGCTGGTGGTGGCGGCCGGATTCGCCGTGCCGCTCTTCCTCGGCGGCGGCCACGGCCCGCTGCTGCCCGGCTGGCTCTGGACGCTGCTGAAGACGGCGGCCGTGCTGGCCGTCCTGCTCGCGGTCCGGCGCGCCCTGCCCGCCGTCCGGATGGAGCGGTACACGGAGTTCGCCTGGACGGTCCTCGTCCCACTGACACTGCTTCAGGCCCTGGCCGTCGCCGTCGTCGTCCTGAACCGATGA